The nucleotide window GCATCGGCGACGTCGATCGCCGCCACCCGGAGCTCGCCGAGCTGGTCGGCCCCGGGAACCTCTGGTGCGTCGGCGCGAGCCGGATCCTCTCGGCGCAGCGCCTCGGCGACGGCGGCATCCGGGTCGGGATCTCCCTGCCCGCCGACGATCGCCACCTGGACACCCTCCGCAGCAAGCGCGCCCTGCTGGACGTCTTCGACGGCTGGGAACCCCGCCTCACCGCACTCATCGAGGCCGGCGACGACCCGCCGACCCCGCACAGGGTCGAGGCGATGCCCGCCGGCGCACGCTGGACCCACCGGCCGGGCGTCACCCTCCTCGGCGACGCCGCGCACCTGATGCCGCCGGTCGGCGAGGGCGCCAACCAGGCGATGCTCGACGCCGCCGAGCTCGCCGCCGCACTCGCCGCCGACCCCGCCGACCCCGGCTCGGCGATCCGGGCGTACGAGGAGGCGATGTTCGCCAGGATCCACCCGATCGCCGAGATGTCCGCACGGGTTCAGGCGATGATGCTGTCACCCACCGCGGCCGACGACATCGTCCGCTTCTTCACGAAGGGGTCCACCGGCAGCTGAGCTACGGCAGCGGCTTTCGGAGAATGTAGTTGAGGCCGAAGTCCGTCTCGCTGGTGCGCACGTCGAGGTAGCCGAGGCGCTGGTAGAAGCCGTGTGCGGAGATGCTGGCGCCGGTCTCCATGTAGGCGTGTCCCTCGGCCGCAGCCAGCGCCTCGATGTGGCGCATGAGTTGTCGCCCCACCCCTCTGCCGATCGTCCCCGGCCGGACGAACATCGTGAAGACCTTGTTGCCGTCACGGGAGACCGTGCCCACGACGGTCCCGTCCTCCACGGCGACGAACATCTGCCGCTCCCCGGCGAGCTCCGCGATCCGTCCGGCGGTGAAGTGCTCGCACATCAGCGTGATGACGCTCTCCGGGTAGTCGCGGCTGTTGACCTCGCGCAGGCAGCGCCCGATGACGTCGCTGATCTCCGGGGCGTCGCCGGGCCGGAACGATCGGATCTCCATCACGTCCGCATTCTGCCGTTCAGGGGCAGACATCGACGAACGGCTCACCGGGTGCGTACGCGCGCCATTCGTCGGCACTGACGGCACCGGCGTGCGCGCACAGGCTCGCCTCCGGATCGAGGTAGGCCGTGGGATCCCAGAGCAGCACGGTCCCGTCGGCGCCCTTGGTGACCAGGAGCCGACCGTCCGGGCTGAACACCACCACCGATATGGGGGCGCCGTGCCCGGTGAGCGGGACGCCGACGGGTTCGCCGGTCCGGGTGTCCCAGAGCCGCACGGCCCCGCGCGTGCCGGCCGTGGCCAGAAACCGCCCGTCCGGGCTGATCGCGATGTCCCGCACCTCGCCGGCGGACCCGGCGAGTGTGACGGTCTCGCCGGTGCCGAGGTCCCAGAGCCGCACCACCCCGTCGTAGCGGACCGCGGCCAGGGTCCGCCCGTCCGGACCGAACCTCATCGTCTCCACCTGGCCGGTGAGCCCGGTGAGCGGTTCGCCGACGGGCTCACCGGTACGGGTGTCCCAGCGCCGCACCGTCCCCTCCTCGCCGGCGGTCGCCAGGAGGCGGCCACCCGGGCCGAACGCCATTGCGGACACCGGACGGGCGTGCCCGCTGGGCCGGGTACCGGCGAGTCCTCCGGTGGCCGGATCCCACAGCCGGATCTCCCCGCGCGTGTCCGCGATGGCCAGTAGCCGCCGGTCCGGGCTGAACGCCATCGCCGAGGGCTCGGCGGTGTGCAGCGACGGGCCCGCGGGCCGGCTGCCGTACGGGTCCCACAACCGCACCGTCGCGTCGCCGCCGGCTGTCGCCAGCAGCCCGCCGTCCGGGCTGAACACCGCGTCGGACACCGGACCGCCGTAGTCGGTGAACGGGTTCCCGGCGAATTCTCCGGTGGCCGGATCCCACAGCCGGAGCCCACCACGCGTGTCCGCGGTGGCCAGGCGCCGGCTGTCCGGGCTGAACGCCATCGCCCACAGCCTGGCGTTGTACAGCAGCGGGCCCGCGGGTCTGCCGGTGGAGGCGTCCCACAACCGCACCGTCGCGTCGTCGCCGGCGGTGACCAGCAGTTCACCGTCCGGGCTGAACAGCACCGCCGTCCCCCGGCCGGCACCGTGAATCGCGACGCTGTCGGGAGCCGCGGCCGGTACGCAGTTCGCGGAGCACAGTGGCGGCATCGGCACCTTCCACCGTCGTACCGTCCCGTCGCCACCGACGGCGGCCAGGGCTCCCCCGGCGGGGCTGAACGCCACCGCCGCCACCCAGCGGTGGTTTCCGGTCAGCGGGCTGCCGACCTCTCCGCCGGTGCGCGGGTCCCACAGCCGGACCGTCCGGTCGCCATCGGCCGTGGCGAGGAACCGCCCGTCCGGGCTGAACGACACCGACTTCACCGAGTTCCCGTGGCCGTACGGGGTGCCCACCGTGCCGACCCGCCTGCCTGCGGCCGGATCCCACCGCAGCACCCTCCCGTCTTCGCCGGCGGTGACCAGCAGGCGCCCGTCCGGGCTGAACGCCACATCACGCACCACACCGGTGTGCCCTGGGAGCGGGGCGCCGACGGGTCTGCGGGTTCCCGGGTCCCAGAGCCGCACCGTCCCGTCGCTGCCCGCCGTGGCGAGGAGCCGCCCGTCCCGGCGGAACGCCAGCGCTCCCACCCAGCCGCTGTGCCCGGTGAGCGGCGCGCCGACGGGTGCGCGGGTGCGCGGGTCCCACAGCCGCACCGTCCCGTCGTCACCGGCGGTGGCGAGCAGCCGGCCGTCCGGGCCGAACGCCACCGCCATCACCGTCCTGGCGTGGCCGGTCGGCAGGATGCCGGTGAGCCTGCCGGTGTACGGATCCCAGAGTCGGACCGTCGTGCCGTCGCCGGTGGCGAGGATCCGCCCGTCCGGTGAGAACGCCATCACCCCCACCGGCCTGGTGTGCAGCAGGGTGTTGCGGCCGTCGCCGAGCAGGGCGCTCGCCGCCGCGGCGGCCTCGTCCGTGTGCGCCACGTGCAGGGCGGCCGCCGCCAGGCGTTCGGAGGTGGCCCGGTCGGCGGAGGTGATCACGTCCCGCGCTCTGATGGCGCGGCTCTGCGCGGCGAGCTGGCGGGACAGCGCCATGGCGTGTTGCCGGTTCGCCCGGGCCGCGTTGGTGACGGCCACGATCGCCGCGCCGCCGGTCGCGAGCAGGAGCACCACCATGACGGCGGCGACCGCCCGGTAGGCCCGCTGGCGGCGCCGGGCACGGCGGTGGCCTGCGGCGAGGAAGTCGGCCGCGGTGCGGTCCACGCTCAGGCGTCCGGCGGGGTCGGCCGCCCAGCGCCGGGTGGCGTGTCGCACCGCGAGCAGCTGGCTGCCCCGGTAGAGGTAGGAGGGGTCCTGGTCGTGGTCGTGCCACGCCTGGACATCGTCGACGAGGGCGCGGTGCAGGGCCTGGTCCGCGATGCTCGGCTGGAGCCAGTCGCGCAGCCTGGTCCAGGAGCGCAGCAGTTCCTCGTGCGCGACCGTCACGATGTCGTTGCCGGCCCGGATGATCAGCCGCTGTTCGGTGAACGCGTCGAGGATCGCGTCGAGGTCGCCGTCGTCGCAGGCGGCCGCGGCGCGCAGG belongs to Amorphoplanes digitatis and includes:
- a CDS encoding FAD-dependent oxidoreductase, with product MTMRIAIAGGGLGGLTLARILHRHDIPAVVYEREASRSARSQGGMLDLHPESGQRALAEAGLADRFRSQARPEGEEHRILDPAGRTLVHHVPRPGSFSGRPEIDRRALRDLLLDSLPGEAVAWRHRLVAAQPRPGGGFTLRFDGGHSAGCDVLVGADGARSVVRSLLTDAALYPVATRAELSIGDVDRRHPELAELVGPGNLWCVGASRILSAQRLGDGGIRVGISLPADDRHLDTLRSKRALLDVFDGWEPRLTALIEAGDDPPTPHRVEAMPAGARWTHRPGVTLLGDAAHLMPPVGEGANQAMLDAAELAAALAADPADPGSAIRAYEEAMFARIHPIAEMSARVQAMMLSPTAADDIVRFFTKGSTGS
- a CDS encoding GNAT family N-acetyltransferase; amino-acid sequence: MEIRSFRPGDAPEISDVIGRCLREVNSRDYPESVITLMCEHFTAGRIAELAGERQMFVAVEDGTVVGTVSRDGNKVFTMFVRPGTIGRGVGRQLMRHIEALAAAEGHAYMETGASISAHGFYQRLGYLDVRTSETDFGLNYILRKPLP
- a CDS encoding NACHT and WD repeat domain-containing protein; translated protein: MRAAVAETITNNAARLRGISAPALIGLLSASALAPVIAAAAGTGAVITAGVAAVGSVGANVLTGVVTDAVARLRPDDGQAPPSAAQVQQAVAERIEAAFTSTTPADRDLRGEVMALFQAVDIAGTALRTAAALDGPHLLPGMIGAFSELTALFGEFAFVLVNSRLGTEALHQDLRREIARQSADRERARQADADLGLVLDALRDLQSRRPPAAGPGGQPRWPGCPYLGLFPFQERHAAIFYGRRALTSALLRRMADQLTGGGILLVLGASGAGKSSLLRAGLLPALADDRPVPGCRSWPRRVITPTADPVGQLATHLADLAGADVISVHRSLTERPEQAHLLSGQAVSGLPEPHRLVLIVDQLEELFTLVDDARERDVFLTALHAMATHRPHTALVVAIVRSDFLDHATACAPLKQALEAGPFAVGAVTESELAEAVTGPAAEAGVAVPDDLTGKILDDLRDRTLPVGFDSGALPLLSQVMYVMWHADHEHRLTVAGYHRTGGIAGIVNTSAERAFDALTGDQRHLTVKVFAHLVATTDGRPTRRPATRAALRAAAACDDGDLDAILDAFTEQRLIIRAGNDIVTVAHEELLRSWTRLRDWLQPSIADQALHRALVDDVQAWHDHDQDPSYLYRGSQLLAVRHATRRWAADPAGRLSVDRTAADFLAAGHRRARRRQRAYRAVAAVMVVLLLATGGAAIVAVTNAARANRQHAMALSRQLAAQSRAIRARDVITSADRATSERLAAAALHVAHTDEAAAAASALLGDGRNTLLHTRPVGVMAFSPDGRILATGDGTTVRLWDPYTGRLTGILPTGHARTVMAVAFGPDGRLLATAGDDGTVRLWDPRTRAPVGAPLTGHSGWVGALAFRRDGRLLATAGSDGTVRLWDPGTRRPVGAPLPGHTGVVRDVAFSPDGRLLVTAGEDGRVLRWDPAAGRRVGTVGTPYGHGNSVKSVSFSPDGRFLATADGDRTVRLWDPRTGGEVGSPLTGNHRWVAAVAFSPAGGALAAVGGDGTVRRWKVPMPPLCSANCVPAAAPDSVAIHGAGRGTAVLFSPDGELLVTAGDDATVRLWDASTGRPAGPLLYNARLWAMAFSPDSRRLATADTRGGLRLWDPATGEFAGNPFTDYGGPVSDAVFSPDGGLLATAGGDATVRLWDPYGSRPAGPSLHTAEPSAMAFSPDRRLLAIADTRGEIRLWDPATGGLAGTRPSGHARPVSAMAFGPGGRLLATAGEEGTVRRWDTRTGEPVGEPLTGLTGQVETMRFGPDGRTLAAVRYDGVVRLWDLGTGETVTLAGSAGEVRDIAISPDGRFLATAGTRGAVRLWDTRTGEPVGVPLTGHGAPISVVVFSPDGRLLVTKGADGTVLLWDPTAYLDPEASLCAHAGAVSADEWRAYAPGEPFVDVCP